The Hemibagrus wyckioides isolate EC202008001 linkage group LG25, SWU_Hwy_1.0, whole genome shotgun sequence genome has a segment encoding these proteins:
- the katnbl1 gene encoding KATNB1-like protein 1 isoform X1 — translation MATGNHVENDAEVNRLKQTKALDLFNNRSTPADEENMREVDCLYKEEIDKDRFPVGRCMHNYGKVKRVVSKKTRHSAVVSAARLRAASAGRPSDMANKENELTCGEDVQGVHYKDKCAFPVNSTDATKMAGAGSKYSDYFTELSKDHDTMTNVLFGRNLRLNVALTLWRRNASELVAYLIRIQDTGVLVDCLPVLTKSLQEEQSCVSIGCCVDLLPQVKTVLLGRYEVHLTAALHWVQSVVKKWWPELSSNGKTLQDRCSNEKNVQAMRKLLLELWDDACPLSSVPGTVGEISKAVESYLSQLR, via the exons ATGGCCACTGGAAATCATGTTGAGAACGATGCAGAAGTCAACAGGCTCAAGCAAACCAAGGCCCTCGATCTTTTCAACAACAGAAGCACTCCTGCAGATGAAGAGAACATGAGGGAG GTGGATTGTTTATATAAGGAAGAAATAGATAAAGACAG ATTTCCAGTGGGGCGTTGCATGCACAACTACGGCAAAGTAAAACGAGTAGTGAGCAAGAAGACACGTCATTCAGCGGTGGTTTCTGCGGCTCGGTTGCGAGCGGCTTCGGCAGGCAGACCCTCTGACATGGCCAACAAGGAGAATGAGCTGACGTGTGGCGAGGACGTGCAGGGCGTTCACTATAAGGACAAGTGTGCATTCCCTGTGAACTCGACAGACGCCACTAAAATGGCAGGAGCTGGCTCCAAGTACAGTGACTACTTCACTGAG TTATCCAAGGACCATGACACAATGACTAATGTGCTGTTTGGGAGGAATCTCAGGTTAAATGTGGCTTTGACTCTTTGGCGAAGAAATGCTAGTGAACTAGTGGCTTATTTGATCAG AATACAAGACACAGGGGTGCTGGTTGACTGTCTTCCTGTTCTCACAAAAAG TCTTCAAGAAGAACAGTCGTGTGTTTCCATTGGCTGCTGTGTCGACCTTTTACCACAAGTGAAGACTGTACTTCTTGGCAGATATGAAGT gCACCTCACTGCGGCTTTGCACTGGGTTCAATCAGTTGTTAAAAAATGGTGGCCTGAACTCTCATCAAATGGAAAAACTCTACAAGACCGCTGTTCAAATGAGAA AAATGTTCAGGCGATGCGAAAGCTGCTGCTTGAACTTTGGGATGATGCGTGTCCATTGTCCTCTGTACCTGGAACTGTGGGGGAAATCAGCaag GCCGTTGAATCCTATCTGTCACAATTGCGCTGA
- the katnbl1 gene encoding KATNB1-like protein 1 isoform X2: MHNYGKVKRVVSKKTRHSAVVSAARLRAASAGRPSDMANKENELTCGEDVQGVHYKDKCAFPVNSTDATKMAGAGSKYSDYFTELSKDHDTMTNVLFGRNLRLNVALTLWRRNASELVAYLIRIQDTGVLVDCLPVLTKSLQEEQSCVSIGCCVDLLPQVKTVLLGRYEVHLTAALHWVQSVVKKWWPELSSNGKTLQDRCSNEKNVQAMRKLLLELWDDACPLSSVPGTVGEISKAVESYLSQLR; encoded by the exons ATGCACAACTACGGCAAAGTAAAACGAGTAGTGAGCAAGAAGACACGTCATTCAGCGGTGGTTTCTGCGGCTCGGTTGCGAGCGGCTTCGGCAGGCAGACCCTCTGACATGGCCAACAAGGAGAATGAGCTGACGTGTGGCGAGGACGTGCAGGGCGTTCACTATAAGGACAAGTGTGCATTCCCTGTGAACTCGACAGACGCCACTAAAATGGCAGGAGCTGGCTCCAAGTACAGTGACTACTTCACTGAG TTATCCAAGGACCATGACACAATGACTAATGTGCTGTTTGGGAGGAATCTCAGGTTAAATGTGGCTTTGACTCTTTGGCGAAGAAATGCTAGTGAACTAGTGGCTTATTTGATCAG AATACAAGACACAGGGGTGCTGGTTGACTGTCTTCCTGTTCTCACAAAAAG TCTTCAAGAAGAACAGTCGTGTGTTTCCATTGGCTGCTGTGTCGACCTTTTACCACAAGTGAAGACTGTACTTCTTGGCAGATATGAAGT gCACCTCACTGCGGCTTTGCACTGGGTTCAATCAGTTGTTAAAAAATGGTGGCCTGAACTCTCATCAAATGGAAAAACTCTACAAGACCGCTGTTCAAATGAGAA AAATGTTCAGGCGATGCGAAAGCTGCTGCTTGAACTTTGGGATGATGCGTGTCCATTGTCCTCTGTACCTGGAACTGTGGGGGAAATCAGCaag GCCGTTGAATCCTATCTGTCACAATTGCGCTGA